The DNA region TGTTGTCGTCGCGGAGCACTCGCCCGCTGACACCTGCCGGTCCCGTCCCCGGACCGGCCGCTCCCGCGACCGATCTCGCACCCGAGCCCTCCACCGAGCCCGCACCCGGCAGGGGCGTACGCCGCCCTCCGCCCGGTCCGCTCACCCCGCACGCCCTCCGCTCCGCCCTGCCGCGCCCCGTCGCGCCGCCGGAGCGGCCTCCCGCATCCCTTCACCCGCCTCCCCACGAGTCCCCGAGAGTCGAGGAACCCGCCATGAGCGTTGCCCAGGACCAGGTCACCGAGCTCAGCCTCACCCCCGCCGCCGGCCGGATCGGCGCGATCGTGCACGACGTCCGCCTCGGCGGCGACCTGCCGGCCGGGACCGTCGCCGCCATCGAGGCGGCGCTCTACGAGCACAAGGTGCTGTTCTTCCGCGGCCAGCAGCACCTGGACGACGCCGAGCACGAGGCGTTCGCCCGCCTGCTCGGCCACCCGGTCGGCCACCCGACCGTGCCCAGCGCGGACGGCCGGTACATCTTCGAGCTGGACGCCACCAAGGGCGTGCGCGCCAACAACTGGCACACCGACGTCACCTTCGTCCCGTCCTACCCGAAGGCGTCGATCCTGCGTTCGCTGGAGCTCCCGCCGGCCGGCGGCTCCACCGTGTGGGCCAACACCGTGGCCGCGTACCAGGACCTGCCCGAGCCGCTGAAGGTGCTGGCCGAGTCGCTGCGCGCCGTCCACACCAACGACTACGACTACGCGGCCAGCCTGGCCCTGCGCCCGGAGCTGGCGGACAACGCGGAGATCGCCAGCCTGTTCCGCCAGGTGTTCGTGTCGACCGCGTTCAAGACCGAGCACCCGCTGGTCCGGGTGCACCCGGTGACCGGCGAGAAGACCCTGCTGCTGGGCGCGTTCGCCCAGCGGATCCAGGGCGTCTCGGGCGCCGACAGCCGGGCCCTGATCAACCTGTTCCAGCGGTACGTGGAGCGCCTGGAGAACACCGTCCGCTGGGACTGGCAGGTCGGCGACGTGGTGATCTGGGACAACCGGGCCACCCAGCACTACGCGGTCAACGACTACGGCGACGAGCCGCGCCTGGTCCGCCGGATCACCCTGGACGGCGACCTGCCGGTCGGCGTGGACGGCGTGCCGAGCCGCCTGCTGGAGCCGGCCGACCCGCCGAAGGTGGCCGGGCTGGTGCCGGCGGAGGAGCTGGAGGCCGCGGCCCGCGGCTGACCCCGCCGACCGGCCCCACCGGTTGACCCCGCCGGTGGCGCCGCCGCCGCACCCCCGGTCCCGGGGCCCGTCACCCCGGGCCGCCCCGCGGACCGGCCCACCCCGACGCCCCGAAGGACCGCCGATGTTCAGCCCGCCCCCGCCCCCGGCCGAGAAGCCCCGTTCCGGGGACGAGCGGCGGGACGTCAACGCCGCCGCCGTGCTGCGGGCGGTGCTGGACCACGGTCCGGTCGCCCGCAGCCGGGTCGCCGCACTCACCGGGCTCTCCCCGGCCGCGGTGTCCCGGCAGGTGGTCGACCTCTCCCGGCTCGGACTGCTCCGCGAGCGGCCCGAGTTGGCGGGCGGCGGGGCGGGCACGGTGGGCCGGCCGCAGCTCCCGGTGGACGTCGACGCCGGCCGGCTCGCCGTGGCCGGACTCCACATCGGCGTCCCGTACACCACCTTCGCCTTCCTCGACCTGCGCGGAAACGTGCTGTACCGCCAGGAGTTGAACAACCGGGGCCGCACCGGCCACGCGGTGCTGCGACCGCTGCTGGAGCGGCTGCCCCGACTGCTGGCGGCCGTGCCGGACGGCCGCACCCTGGTCGGCCTGGGCGCCGTCACCGGCGGCGCGGTGGACCGCGAGCGCGGCCTGATGGTCCGTCATGAACCTTTGGGCTGGCGGGACCTGCCGCTCCGCGAGCTGCTGGCACAGGCCTCCGGACTGCCCGTCCAGGTGGACAACCACGCCCGGGCGCTGGCCCAGGCGGAGATCCTGTTCGGGCATCCGGCGGCGCGCCGGTCCATGGTCCACCTGTTCGTCGGCCACGTGGTGGACGCGGCGCTCGCGGTGGCCGGCACCGTGCACGTCGGACCGCCGTCCCCCACCGGGGACGTCGCCCACCTCCCGGTGCCGGACAGCGACGCGCTCTGCCACTGCGGCCGCACGGGCTGTCTGGCGGTCGCCGCCTCGGACACCACGCTCTTCGAGGCGGCGGCCGCCGAAGGCATCACCGAACGGCCGGACCGCACCGGTTTCACCGCCGCCGTCCTGGCGGGCGACCCGCGCGCCGACAAGCTGGTCCGGCGCCGGGCCGAGACCGTCGGACGCGCGCTGGCCCTGCTCGCCGACGTGGTCAACCCGGACCTGCTGGTGCTGACCGAGACCTTCGCCCTGCTGGACAAGGACTACCTGGACGTGGTGCGCACCGAGTTCGCGCTCCGCTCGCACCTGCGCCGGGACGCCGACCTGCTGATCGCCCAGCAACGCGGGGCCGACGTACTGGCCGTGGCCGCCGGGGCGGCGGCACTCGCCGCTCTCTACGCCCGGCCGCTGCACGCCATGGCCGCGGCCGCCGAGGCAGCGCCGGCCGTCCCCGTCCGGCTCCGCTGACCGCCCGGCTCCTCCCGCCCCGCCCCACCCTGCAGCACGACCCCGCAGCCCACAGCACGACCCCGCAGCCCACAGCCCCGCCCCGTGCTTTTCACAAAGGACCTCCGCCCATGACCGCGTTCCCCGCTCCGTCCGCCCCCGGCCTCTCCCGCCGGGCCCTGCTCCGCGGCGGCCTGGCCGGCGCCGGCCTGCTGACGCTCGCCGCCTGCCGCTCGGCGGCCGACACCGCCTCCGCCCCCGCGGGCGACGCGGCGAGCCCGCGCCGGGGCGGCGTCCTCACGGTCGGCGCCGGCGTCGACTTCACCCCGGCCCTGCTCTTCGCCCAGAGCGCCAACACGCTCGTCCAGCGCCTCGTCTTCAACACCCTGACCAGGTACGACGACAAGCTCCAGCCGCAGCCCGAACTGGCCACCTCCTGGCAGGTCGCCCCGGACGGCGCCTCCGTCACGCTCAAGCTGCGCGACGACGTGCTCTTCCACAGCGGCCGCAAGTTCACCGCGGACGACGTGGTCTTCGCGGTCAAGAACCTGCAGAACCCGGTCCGTTCGGCCCAGCTGCGCTCCACCGCCGCCGCCGTCACCGACTTCCGCAAGAACGGCGACTTCGAGCTCACCCTCGTCCTCGCCCACCCGGTGAGCAACATCTTCGACCTCTTCGAGTTCATGATCATCCCGGACTCGGCCAGCGTCGAGGAGGCCTTCACCGGGACGAAGCTGATCGGCACCGGCCCCTACACCTTCACCGACCGCAAGCCCGGCAGCTCGATCACCTTCGCCCGCAACGAGAAGTACTGGAACCCGGGCCGCCCCTACCTCGACGGCGTCGAGGTCCGGATCGTCCCGCAGGCCGACTCGCTGCTCGCCTCGCTCAAGACCGGCCAGACCCACCTCTCCTACAGCATCCGCGGCAAGGACGTCGCGACCCTCAAGAGCGACCCGCAGTTCCGGATCACCTCCTACGACACCGGCGCCGGCGCCTACTACATCGGCGCCAACCTGACCGGCGAGCACGTCTCCGACAAGCGGGTCCGGCAGGCCATCGCCTGGGCCGTCGACCGCGACCGGCTGGTCCAGCAGGCGCTCGGCGGGTACGGCACCGTCTCCTCCACCCCCTGGCCCAAGTCCTCCCCCGCGTTCAGCGAGGCCTCCGCCACCCGCTACCACCACGACCCCGAGAAGGCACGGCAGTTGCTGAAGGAGGCCGGACTGACGGGCATCACCCTGCCCTTCGCCCACTCCAACGACCCCGGCAACACCGCCATCGCCCAGATCCTGCAGTACGACCTCAAGCAGGTCGGCATCGAGACGGTGCTCCAGCCCACCGACTCGCCGACCATGCAGAAGCAGCTCATCTCCCAGACCATGCCCGCCCTCTGGACGCTCAGCCACGGCTTCGCCCAGCTCCACCCCGCCACCCTGGCGGTGAGCGCCTACCCGTTCAACGAGGCCAAGAACAGCTCGCGCTTCTCCTCCCCCGCCTACACCGAGATCGTCCAGAAGGCGTGGAAGCGGCCGGACAGCGACAGCCCCGAGGCGAAGGCGCTCTACCAGCAGATCACCGACGTGCTGCTGGACGAGCAGTTCGTGATCGACCTCGCCATCGCCGGCCTCACCGAGGTGGCCGGGAGCAAGGTCCGCGGCGCCACCCTCAACAAGTTCGGCTACCTCAACCTCGACGACGCCTACCTCACGGCCTGACCGGGCGGGACCGATGCGAACCTTCCTCCTCAAGCGGCTGCCCTCCGGGCTGCTCGTCCTCCTCCTCGCCTCCTTCCTGGTCTTCCTGATCCTCCGCCTCATCCCCGGCGACCCGGCCACCACACTGGCCGGACCCGACGCCGGACCGCAGGCCGTCGCCGCCATCCGCGCCCAACTCGGCCTGGACGAACCGCTCGTCGGCCAGTACCTGACCTGGATCGGCAACCTGCTGAGCGGCGACCTCGGGCCCAGCTACGCGATCGGCGGCCAGGTCTCCGACCTGATCGGCAACGGCATCTCCGCCACCGTCCAACTCACCCTCGGCGCCCTGCTCCTGGTCGTCCTGCTGGCACTGCCGCTGGGCGTCCTGGGCGCCACCGCCCGCCGCCGGCCGGTCGCCGCCGCCGTCCACGCCTTCACCACCGCCGTCCTGGCCGTCCCGCCCTTCGTCACCGGCGTGCTGCTGGTGCTGCTGTTCGCGGTCACCCTCGGGCTGCTGCCCGCCGGCGGCCACGAGTCCTTCCTCGACGCACCCGACCTCGCCCTGCAGTACCTGCTGATGCCCGCCGTCTGCCTCGCCCTGCCGAGCGCGGCCGTCCTCGCCCGCTACCTCAAGGACGGCATCGAACGGGCCCTCGCCGAGGACTACGTGCGCACCGCCACCGCCGTCGGCGTCTCGCGCCGCCGGATCGTCTGGCTGCACGCCCTGCCCAACGCGCTGCCCTCCGCCGTCACCGTGCTCGGCCTCCAGGTCGGCCACCTCGTCGCCGGCGCGGTGCTGGTGGAGCGGATCTTCGCCTGGCCCGGCCTCGGCCAGCTGATCGAGCAGGGTGTCATCCGCCGCGACTACCCCGTCGTGCAGGACCTCCTGCTGCTGATCGTCGCCGTCTACGTCGCCGTCCAGCTGCTCACCGACCTGGCGTACGCCTGGCTGGACCCCCGGATCCGGTGGGAGTAACCGATGACCGCCCTGACCGCCCCCGCACCCGCCCCGTCGCCCCCCGCCGCCCCGGCCCCGCCCGCGCGGCGCCGCAACCGCTACCTCGCCGGGCTGCTCACCGGACGCGGCCTGACCGGCCTCGCCCTGGTCGGCGTCGTCGCCCTGGCCGGGCTGTTCGCCCCGCTGTTCACCGACTTCGACCCGAACGCCCAGAGCGCCCTCGCCCTCGCCGGGCCGAGCGCCGAGCACCCGTTCGGCACCGACGACCTCGGGCGCGACCTCTTCAGCCGGGTCCTGCACGGCGTCACCACCGACCTCGCGCTGATCCTCGGCGCCGTCCCGGTCGGCGCCCTGCTGGGCTGCTCGCTCGCCCTGCTCGCCGCCTCCCACCGCTGGGCGGACGTCGCCGTCCAGCGCTCCTTCGACCTGGTGCTCGCCTTCCCCGGCATCATCCTGGCCCTCGCCGTGACCGCGGTGCTCGGGCCCGGCCGCTGGCCGGTGTTCATCGTGATCGCCCTCGCCGAGATCCCCGGCTTCGGGCGGCAGCTGCGCTCCGGCATCCTCGTCCAGCGGGAGCGCGAGTACGCGCTGGCCGCCCGGGTCGGCGGCGCGTCCAGGCTGCGGGTGCTGCTGCGGCACGTCGTGCCCAACGCGGTCGACCCGCTGATCGTGCAGACCGCGGTCGCACTCTCCATCGGCGTCTTCATCGAGGGCGCGATGAGCTTCCTGGGGCTGGGCGTCCGCCCGCCGGAGCCGACCCTCGGCTCCATCCTCAGCCAGTCCGTCGGCTACCTCTCCGACCACCCGACCTTCGCGGCCGCCCCGCTGGCCGCGACCACCGCGCTGGTGCTCGGCTTCACGCTGATCGCCGAGGCCCTGAACCGGGGGATCCGCCGATGAGCAGCCCTGTCCGGGACACCCGCGTCGCCGCCGACGCCACCGATGCCGAGCCTGTCTCCGCTCCCGCCGGAGCCGGAGCCGGAGCCGGTCCCCGCACGGTACTCCGGGTCCGCGACCTGACGGTCGCCTTCGGCACCGACACCGGCACCGACGCCGCCGCCACCGCCGTGACCGCCGTCGACGGGGTCGGCTTCGAACTCGCCGCCGGGGACACCCTCGGCCTGGTCGGCGAGTCCGGCTCCGGCAAGTCGACCACCGCACTGGCACTGCTGCGGATGCTGCCCGCGGGCGGCCGGATCACCGGCGGCTCGGTCGAGCTGGCCGGGCAGGACCTCGCCGCCCTCCCCGAACCGGCCCTGCGCGCCCTGCGCGGCCGGCGGATCGCGATGATCTTCCAGGACCCGATGTCCTCGCTCAACCCGGTGCTCACCGTCGGCCGGCAGCTGGACGAGGCACTGCGCGCCCACGGCACCGCGAACCGGTCCGAACGGGCCGCCCGGGCCACCGAGTTGCTCGGCCTGGTCGGCATCCCCGACGCCGCCGAGCGGCTCCGCGACCACCCGCACCAGTTCTCCGGCGGCCAGCGCCAGCGCATCATGATCGCGCTCGCACTCGCCAACGACGCCGAGGTCCTGGTCGCCGACGAACCCACCACCGCCCTCGACCCGACCGTCCAGCAGCAGATCCTCCGCCTGCTCGCCCGGATCAACCGGGAGACCGGCACCGCGCTGGTGGTGATCAGCCACGACCTCGGGGTCATCGCCCAGACCTGCCGCCGGCTGCTGGTGATGCGGCACGGCCGGGTGGTCGAGTCCGGCACCACCGCCGACGTCCTCGGCGCCCCGCAACACCCCTACACCAAGCAGCTGCTGGCCGCCGTGCCGCGGCTCGACGCGCCCTCCGAGGCCGCCGCCAACAGCACCCCCGGCGCCGAGCCGCTGCTCGCCGTCAGCGGTCTGCGCAAGACCTACGGGTCGCGCCGGCGCGCCGTCACCGCACTGGACGGCGTCGACCTGGTGCTGCACCCCGGCGAGACCCTCGGCCTGGTCGGCGAGTCCGGCTCCGGCAAGTCCACACTGGCCCGCGCCCTGGTCCAGGTGCACGCGCCGAGCGGCGGCGAGATCCGGTTCCGGGGCGAGGAGTTCGGGCGCGGCGGCGAGCGTGCCGCCCGGCGCGAGCTCCAGATGGTCTTCCAGGACCCGTACGCCTCCCTCAACCCGCGGATGACGGCCGGCCAGATCATCGCCGAACCCCTCATCGCCCACGGCTACGGCGACCGGTCGGCGCGCGCGAAGCGGGTCACCGAGCTGCTGGAACAGGTCGGCCTCGACCCGGCCACCGCCGACCGCCACCCCCGCGCCTTCTCCGGCGGACAGCGCCAACGCATCGGCATCGCAAGGGCGCTGGCGCCCGAACCGAGCGTGCTGATCTGCGACGAGCCGGTCTCCGCACTGGACGTCTCGGTCCAGGCCCAGGTGATCGAGCTGCTCGCCCGGCTCCAGCGCGAACTCGGCCTCGCCATCCTCTTCATCGCCCACGACCTCGCCGTGGTCCGGCAGGTGAGCCACCGGATCGCCGTGATGCACCGCGGCCGGATCGTCGAGACCGGACCGGCCGACCGCGTCGTCACCGCGCCCGAACACCCGTACACCGCCGAACTCCTGGCCGCCGTGCCGCAGCTGGAGACGACGGCCCCCCTCACCGCCCGGAGCACCGCATGACCAGCACGCCCGACCCCCGCCCCGGCTCCGCCGCGACCGACGCCGACCCCACCGGCGGCCCCGCGCCCGCCGCCGACCCGCACCGCCGCGACCCCTACGCGGGCTTCCCCGGCACCGTCGGCCGGACGTTCCGCGAGTCCACCGCCGCCTGGCCCCAGCGGGTCCGCCCGCGCGAGGGCGCGCCCAACGTCGTCGTCGTGCTCGTCGACGACATGGGCTACAGCGACATCGGCCCGTTCGGCGCCGAGATCCCGACCCCCACCCTGGACGGGCTCGCCGAGCGCGGCGTCAAGCTGGCCAACTACCACACCATGCCGCTCTGCTCGCCCGCCCGGGCGGCCCTGCTCACCGGCCTCAACCCGCACCGGGTCGGCTACTCCTTCGTCGCCAACGCCGACCCCGGCTTCCCCGGCTACGGCATGGAGGTGGCCGGCGACATCCCCACCCTCGCCGAGCTGCTGCACGACGCCGGGTACGCCACCTACGCCGTCGGCAAGTGGCACCTCACCCGGGACTCCGCCTCCAACGCCGCCGACAACCGCGCCAACTGGCCGCTGCAGAAGGGCTTCGACCAGTACTACGGCGTCCTGGAGGGCCTCACCAGTCTGTTCCACCCGCACCAACTCGTCCGGGACAACAGCCCGTTGGACATCGACGAGCTGCCGGACGGCTACTACTACACCGACGACATCACCGACCAGGCCATCTCCATGGTCACCTCGCTGCGCGCCCACGACGCCGACAAGCCGTTCCTCCTCTACCTCGCCCACAACGCCGTGCACGGACCGCTCCAGGCCAAGCCCGAGGACCTCGCCCGGCACCGGGGCCGCTACGACGGCGGCTGGGACGAACTGCGCGCCGCCCGGTTCGCCCGCCAGCTCGCCGCCGGCCACTTCCCGCCCGGCACCGAGCTCCCCGAGCGCAACTCCGAGGCCGGGTACGACGTCGGACCGTGGAGCGAACTCACCGAGGTGCAGCAGAAGCTGTACGCCCGCTACATGGAGGTGTACGCGGCGATGGTCGACAACGTCGACCAGAACCTCGGACGGCTCCTCGGCACCCTCGCCGAACTCGGCGAACTCGACAACACCATCGTGGTGTTCACCTCCGACAACGGCGGCACCGGCGAGGGCGGCGCCGAGGGCACCCGCAGCTACTTCAGCCGCTTCGTCCACCACCCGGACCTGCCGGCGGACTGGAACCCCGACGTCCAGCGGGAGATCGACCTGATCGGCGGCCCCCAGTCGCTGGTCCACTACCCGCGCGGCTGGGGCATGGCCTCCAACACGCCCTTCCGCCTCTACAAGGGCCAGACCCACGCGGGCGGCGTGCGCGTCCCGTTCGTCCTCTCCTGGCCGGCCGGCCTGCCCCGCGCCGAGGGCGACGACGGCGTCCGCCCGCAGTACCAGTACGTCACCGACATCCTCCCCACCCTGCTCGAACTCGCCGGCGTGGAGCGCCCGTCGGACCGCACCGGCCGGCCCGTCCAGTCCCTCGACGGCATCAGCTTCGCCCCCGTCCTGCGGGAGGCCGCCGCCGAGTCCACCCACCACGAGCAGTACTGCGAGATGACCGGCAACCGCAGCTACTACCGCGACGGCTGGAAGCTCGTCACCCTGCACCGCCCCGGCGCCCCGTACGACGACGGCGAGTGGGCCCTGCACGACCTGCGCACCGACCCGACCGAGATCCACGACGTCGCCGACCGGCACCCGGAGGTGGTCAAGGAACTGGCCGCCGCCTGGGAGGCCGCCGCCTGGCGCAACGGCGTCTTCCCGCTCGCCGACGGCAGCGGCGCGCTCGCCCTGCGCCACCCCGACGACGCCCGGCTGCGCCGCCCCGTCCGGCTGCTCGCCGGCACCCCCGAACTGGAGCGCTACCGCTCCTCCCGGCTGATCTCCTTCCGGTCCTTCGCCATCGAGGTCGAGCTCGACCGCCACGGCGCCGACGACCAGGGCGTCCTCGTCTCCCACGGCGACCAGGGCGGCGGCTACAGCCTCTACGTCGAGGACGGCCGGCTCCGCCTCGCCTACAACCAGTACGGCGAACTGTCGGAGGCCGACGCGGGCCCGCTCGCACCGGGCGCCCGGCTGGTCACCGTCGAGGCCGCGGCCGTCGCCGACCTCAGGTGGGAGTTCCGCGTCCTCGTCGACGGGGAGGAGACCGGCCGGCTCGGCCCGGTCCACCAGCTCATCGGCATGGCCCCGTTCCAGGGCATCAGCGTCGGCGTCGACCGCAAGTCCCCGGTCTCCTGGCCGCTGTACGAACGCCACCGCTCGTTCCGCTACAGCGGCGGGCTGCGCGCCGTCACCTACCTCCCCGGCGCACCCGCCCCCTACGACCCGGAGACGGTCGTCCAGGCACTGCGGGAGGCGGCCGCCGCCTTCGAGTAGGCCCGCGTTACCCTCGTCCGGCCAGCAACTCTTGAGGGGGAACAGTGATCGGCGAACTCCTGCCCGCGTCCGTCGTCGTCGAGACGGCCTACGAAGATCCGGCCGAGGCCCGGCTCGAACCGGCCGAGGAGGAGGTCATCGCCCGCGCCGTCGAAACCCGGCGCCGGGAGTTCACCACCGTCCGCCACTGCGCCCGCCTCGCCCTCGGCCGGCTCGGCGTCCCGTACCGCCCGCTGGTCCCCGGCCTGCGCGGCGCGCCGAGCTGGCCCGACGGCGTCATCGGCTCCCTCACCCACTGCGCCGGCTTCCGCGCCGCCGCCGTGGCCCGGGCCGGCGAGGTCGTCTCCGTCGGCATCGACGCCGAACCGGCCCTCCCGCTGCCCGAGGGCGTCCTCGACGCCATCGCCCTCCCCGCCGAGCAGCGCCGCCACACGGCCCTCGCCGCCGCCGACCCCGGCACGCCCTGGGACCGCATCCTCTTCAGCGCCAAGGAGTCGGTCTACAAGACCTGGTTCCCCCTCACCCACACCTTCCTCGACTTCTCCGAGGCCGACCTCACCCTCCGCCCCGACGGCACCTTCGACGCCACCCTCCTCGTCCCCTCCCCGTTGCCCACCCTCGCCGGACGCTGGCGCGTCCACGGCGGCTTCCTCGCCACCGCCATCACCGTCCTCCCCTGACCCGCCCGAAGCCTCCGTACCGGACACTCGAACACCACAGTCCCCCCGTTAGGCTGCTGCCATGACGATCAGGGCTGTGGTGTTCGACGTCGGCGAGTGCCTGGTGGACGAGACCCGCGAGTACGGCACCTGGGCCGACTGGCTGGGCGTGCCGCGCCACACCTTCGTCTCCACCCTCGGCGCGACGATCGCCCGGGGGCTCGACTACCGGGAGACGTTCCAGATCTTCGCCCCGGGCTTCGACCTCTACGAGGAGCGGGATAAGCGTGCGGCCGCCGGGCGACCGGAGACCTTCGGCGAGGAGGACCTGTACCCCGACGTCCGCCCGGCACTGGCACGACTCCGTGCGGACGGCCTCTGGCTGGCCATCGCCGGAAACCAGACCCTACGGGCAGGCGCCATCCTGCGGGAGCTGTTCGCCGACGACGTCGATCTGATCGGCACCTCCGACGACTGGGGAACCAGCAAGCCCGACCCGCTGTTCTTCGAACGCGTGGCAGCGGCGACACCGGTCGCTCCCGCCGAGATCCTCTACGTCGGCGACCGCCTCGACAACGACGTGCTCCCCGCCGCCCGGGCATCAATGCGGACGGCGCTCATCCGGCGCGGCCCATGGGGATGGATCCAGCAGCACGACCCGGACGCCGCCCGCGCCACCTTCCGGATCGACTCGCTGACCGACCTGCCCAAGCTGATCGCGAAGGCTAACGCTGAAGCGAACTGAGCGTGGCCGTCCAGGAGTACAGGCGGTCGTCCACGTGCTGGACGGCTGCCGTCCCGCCCCAGGGGGCGAGCGCACGCCGGGCGGCCCGGACGCGTTCCATCCCCGTGGCGTACCAGGTCAGCGAGAGCTGGTCGAGCGCTTCCTCCAGCAGCTCGCACGCGTCCTCAGGCCTGCGCTCGGCCACCGCGACGGCCGCCAGATCACCGAGCACCACGACCCGTTGCTTCCCGTCAGTCCCGGGAAGACCCGCGAGGACCGCCTCCAGGGTGCAGCGCGCCTGCGGAAGCAGCCCCGCCGCCGACTCGGTGTTCCCCTTGAACGCCGCGAGTCGAGTCGCGGAGAACCACGTGAACCAGTCCGGG from Kitasatospora sp. NBC_00458 includes:
- a CDS encoding TauD/TfdA dioxygenase family protein, giving the protein MSVAQDQVTELSLTPAAGRIGAIVHDVRLGGDLPAGTVAAIEAALYEHKVLFFRGQQHLDDAEHEAFARLLGHPVGHPTVPSADGRYIFELDATKGVRANNWHTDVTFVPSYPKASILRSLELPPAGGSTVWANTVAAYQDLPEPLKVLAESLRAVHTNDYDYAASLALRPELADNAEIASLFRQVFVSTAFKTEHPLVRVHPVTGEKTLLLGAFAQRIQGVSGADSRALINLFQRYVERLENTVRWDWQVGDVVIWDNRATQHYAVNDYGDEPRLVRRITLDGDLPVGVDGVPSRLLEPADPPKVAGLVPAEELEAAARG
- a CDS encoding ROK family transcriptional regulator yields the protein MFSPPPPPAEKPRSGDERRDVNAAAVLRAVLDHGPVARSRVAALTGLSPAAVSRQVVDLSRLGLLRERPELAGGGAGTVGRPQLPVDVDAGRLAVAGLHIGVPYTTFAFLDLRGNVLYRQELNNRGRTGHAVLRPLLERLPRLLAAVPDGRTLVGLGAVTGGAVDRERGLMVRHEPLGWRDLPLRELLAQASGLPVQVDNHARALAQAEILFGHPAARRSMVHLFVGHVVDAALAVAGTVHVGPPSPTGDVAHLPVPDSDALCHCGRTGCLAVAASDTTLFEAAAAEGITERPDRTGFTAAVLAGDPRADKLVRRRAETVGRALALLADVVNPDLLVLTETFALLDKDYLDVVRTEFALRSHLRRDADLLIAQQRGADVLAVAAGAAALAALYARPLHAMAAAAEAAPAVPVRLR
- a CDS encoding ABC transporter substrate-binding protein yields the protein MTAFPAPSAPGLSRRALLRGGLAGAGLLTLAACRSAADTASAPAGDAASPRRGGVLTVGAGVDFTPALLFAQSANTLVQRLVFNTLTRYDDKLQPQPELATSWQVAPDGASVTLKLRDDVLFHSGRKFTADDVVFAVKNLQNPVRSAQLRSTAAAVTDFRKNGDFELTLVLAHPVSNIFDLFEFMIIPDSASVEEAFTGTKLIGTGPYTFTDRKPGSSITFARNEKYWNPGRPYLDGVEVRIVPQADSLLASLKTGQTHLSYSIRGKDVATLKSDPQFRITSYDTGAGAYYIGANLTGEHVSDKRVRQAIAWAVDRDRLVQQALGGYGTVSSTPWPKSSPAFSEASATRYHHDPEKARQLLKEAGLTGITLPFAHSNDPGNTAIAQILQYDLKQVGIETVLQPTDSPTMQKQLISQTMPALWTLSHGFAQLHPATLAVSAYPFNEAKNSSRFSSPAYTEIVQKAWKRPDSDSPEAKALYQQITDVLLDEQFVIDLAIAGLTEVAGSKVRGATLNKFGYLNLDDAYLTA
- a CDS encoding ABC transporter permease encodes the protein MRTFLLKRLPSGLLVLLLASFLVFLILRLIPGDPATTLAGPDAGPQAVAAIRAQLGLDEPLVGQYLTWIGNLLSGDLGPSYAIGGQVSDLIGNGISATVQLTLGALLLVVLLALPLGVLGATARRRPVAAAVHAFTTAVLAVPPFVTGVLLVLLFAVTLGLLPAGGHESFLDAPDLALQYLLMPAVCLALPSAAVLARYLKDGIERALAEDYVRTATAVGVSRRRIVWLHALPNALPSAVTVLGLQVGHLVAGAVLVERIFAWPGLGQLIEQGVIRRDYPVVQDLLLLIVAVYVAVQLLTDLAYAWLDPRIRWE
- a CDS encoding ABC transporter permease, with protein sequence MTALTAPAPAPSPPAAPAPPARRRNRYLAGLLTGRGLTGLALVGVVALAGLFAPLFTDFDPNAQSALALAGPSAEHPFGTDDLGRDLFSRVLHGVTTDLALILGAVPVGALLGCSLALLAASHRWADVAVQRSFDLVLAFPGIILALAVTAVLGPGRWPVFIVIALAEIPGFGRQLRSGILVQREREYALAARVGGASRLRVLLRHVVPNAVDPLIVQTAVALSIGVFIEGAMSFLGLGVRPPEPTLGSILSQSVGYLSDHPTFAAAPLAATTALVLGFTLIAEALNRGIRR
- a CDS encoding ABC transporter ATP-binding protein, whose protein sequence is MSSPVRDTRVAADATDAEPVSAPAGAGAGAGPRTVLRVRDLTVAFGTDTGTDAAATAVTAVDGVGFELAAGDTLGLVGESGSGKSTTALALLRMLPAGGRITGGSVELAGQDLAALPEPALRALRGRRIAMIFQDPMSSLNPVLTVGRQLDEALRAHGTANRSERAARATELLGLVGIPDAAERLRDHPHQFSGGQRQRIMIALALANDAEVLVADEPTTALDPTVQQQILRLLARINRETGTALVVISHDLGVIAQTCRRLLVMRHGRVVESGTTADVLGAPQHPYTKQLLAAVPRLDAPSEAAANSTPGAEPLLAVSGLRKTYGSRRRAVTALDGVDLVLHPGETLGLVGESGSGKSTLARALVQVHAPSGGEIRFRGEEFGRGGERAARRELQMVFQDPYASLNPRMTAGQIIAEPLIAHGYGDRSARAKRVTELLEQVGLDPATADRHPRAFSGGQRQRIGIARALAPEPSVLICDEPVSALDVSVQAQVIELLARLQRELGLAILFIAHDLAVVRQVSHRIAVMHRGRIVETGPADRVVTAPEHPYTAELLAAVPQLETTAPLTARSTA
- a CDS encoding arylsulfatase, with the translated sequence MTSTPDPRPGSAATDADPTGGPAPAADPHRRDPYAGFPGTVGRTFRESTAAWPQRVRPREGAPNVVVVLVDDMGYSDIGPFGAEIPTPTLDGLAERGVKLANYHTMPLCSPARAALLTGLNPHRVGYSFVANADPGFPGYGMEVAGDIPTLAELLHDAGYATYAVGKWHLTRDSASNAADNRANWPLQKGFDQYYGVLEGLTSLFHPHQLVRDNSPLDIDELPDGYYYTDDITDQAISMVTSLRAHDADKPFLLYLAHNAVHGPLQAKPEDLARHRGRYDGGWDELRAARFARQLAAGHFPPGTELPERNSEAGYDVGPWSELTEVQQKLYARYMEVYAAMVDNVDQNLGRLLGTLAELGELDNTIVVFTSDNGGTGEGGAEGTRSYFSRFVHHPDLPADWNPDVQREIDLIGGPQSLVHYPRGWGMASNTPFRLYKGQTHAGGVRVPFVLSWPAGLPRAEGDDGVRPQYQYVTDILPTLLELAGVERPSDRTGRPVQSLDGISFAPVLREAAAESTHHEQYCEMTGNRSYYRDGWKLVTLHRPGAPYDDGEWALHDLRTDPTEIHDVADRHPEVVKELAAAWEAAAWRNGVFPLADGSGALALRHPDDARLRRPVRLLAGTPELERYRSSRLISFRSFAIEVELDRHGADDQGVLVSHGDQGGGYSLYVEDGRLRLAYNQYGELSEADAGPLAPGARLVTVEAAAVADLRWEFRVLVDGEETGRLGPVHQLIGMAPFQGISVGVDRKSPVSWPLYERHRSFRYSGGLRAVTYLPGAPAPYDPETVVQALREAAAAFE
- a CDS encoding 4'-phosphopantetheinyl transferase family protein encodes the protein MIGELLPASVVVETAYEDPAEARLEPAEEEVIARAVETRRREFTTVRHCARLALGRLGVPYRPLVPGLRGAPSWPDGVIGSLTHCAGFRAAAVARAGEVVSVGIDAEPALPLPEGVLDAIALPAEQRRHTALAAADPGTPWDRILFSAKESVYKTWFPLTHTFLDFSEADLTLRPDGTFDATLLVPSPLPTLAGRWRVHGGFLATAITVLP